A part of Streptomyces sp. NBC_01451 genomic DNA contains:
- a CDS encoding cell division protein SepF: protein MGSVRKASAWLGLVDDNNDDERYYDDDYSEGTEQPGDAWVTDPRVKVAGEVAEEKGRRIGTVTPDSFRDARAIGELFRDGVPVIMNLTAMDAADAKRVVDFAAGLIFGLRGSIERVSSRVFLLTPADTEIVSGEAQPHRADGFFNQS, encoded by the coding sequence ATGGGATCGGTACGCAAGGCGAGTGCCTGGCTTGGCCTCGTCGACGACAACAACGATGACGAGCGTTACTACGACGACGACTACTCCGAGGGGACCGAGCAGCCCGGGGATGCCTGGGTCACGGACCCCCGGGTCAAGGTCGCCGGCGAGGTGGCCGAGGAGAAGGGCCGCCGGATCGGCACGGTCACCCCGGACAGTTTCCGGGACGCCCGCGCCATCGGTGAGCTCTTCCGGGACGGCGTCCCGGTCATCATGAACCTCACCGCCATGGACGCCGCCGACGCCAAGCGCGTCGTCGACTTCGCCGCGGGCCTCATCTTCGGCCTGCGCGGCTCCATCGAGCGGGTGTCCAGCCGCGTGTTCCTGCTGACCCCCGCCGACACGGAGATCGTCAGCGGGGAGGCCCAGCCGCACCGCGCGGACGGCTTCTTCAACCAGAGCTGA
- a CDS encoding FAD/NAD(P)-binding protein, whose product MSSEILAGPASPTDPEQPRDAAPPPTLVIVGAGPRGTGLLERIAANAPELYGDSGLDIHLVDPYPPGAGRIWREEQSPLLWMNSQAQDVTMFTDETVAMAGPVRPGPTLHEWADIDGRVFSDRRRLGAYLNWVYEDTLAALPPGIRVQYHVGRALRVGGPREGRQQVWLEGRDQPLPADLVVLTLGHLDAELDREQSELAAYARANGLVHLPPDFTADSDLSALRPGEPVLVRGFGLAFVDLMVLLTEGRGGRYEEDGEGELVYRPSGREPVLYVGSRRGVPYHSKIGYDWTGERPPLPRFFGPGEVDALLARPDGFDFRRDVWPLVEKELGFAHYHRLFTVHPERTRGAWTDFEEKYVAASRVEREALVASTVPDPADRLDLGVLDRPLEGVRYPSYEALQEGLRGYIRDDLTRRHDPSYSPDLAVFLGLLSVYGQLVRLGDIGPWWHGFFSYLASGPPGPRLHQMLALSRAGILDFLGADVTVTAADGVFRASGVSVPGASVEARALVEARLPEPTLERARDTLLRELYNDGAGVTSEGLLAVDPGDGRLLDRDGRPHPRRFALGPHTEARGSGAFTRPRTGGPAFRQNDATARAVLTFLGALDARGPDAESGEDRAAEHHADRAVERRDERREERAVERRGGRGADRVAERGVDPVAEPAVEPVIEPVVDHDTAA is encoded by the coding sequence ATGTCCTCAGAGATCCTGGCCGGACCGGCCTCACCCACAGACCCGGAACAGCCGCGTGACGCGGCGCCGCCGCCGACCCTTGTCATAGTCGGGGCCGGTCCGCGGGGGACCGGTCTTCTGGAGCGGATCGCCGCCAACGCGCCCGAGCTGTACGGGGATTCCGGCCTCGACATCCATCTCGTCGACCCCTATCCGCCGGGCGCCGGGCGGATCTGGCGCGAGGAGCAGTCCCCGCTGCTGTGGATGAACTCGCAGGCACAGGACGTCACCATGTTCACCGACGAGACGGTGGCCATGGCAGGCCCGGTGCGTCCGGGACCCACACTGCACGAGTGGGCGGACATCGACGGCCGCGTCTTCTCGGACCGCCGACGCCTCGGCGCCTACCTGAACTGGGTGTACGAGGACACGCTGGCCGCCCTGCCGCCCGGCATCCGCGTCCAGTACCACGTCGGTCGCGCCCTGCGGGTCGGCGGGCCGCGCGAGGGACGCCAGCAGGTGTGGCTGGAGGGGCGCGACCAGCCGCTGCCCGCCGACCTCGTCGTGCTGACGCTCGGACATCTCGATGCCGAACTCGACCGAGAGCAGAGCGAGTTGGCCGCCTATGCGCGGGCCAACGGGCTGGTCCATCTGCCACCCGACTTCACCGCCGACAGTGACCTGTCCGCGCTGCGGCCCGGTGAGCCCGTCCTCGTGCGGGGCTTCGGGCTGGCCTTCGTCGACCTGATGGTGCTCCTCACGGAAGGGCGTGGCGGACGCTATGAAGAAGACGGCGAAGGGGAGTTGGTCTACCGGCCGTCCGGGCGGGAGCCCGTGCTGTACGTCGGTTCGCGACGCGGGGTGCCGTACCACTCGAAGATCGGCTACGACTGGACCGGTGAACGGCCGCCCCTCCCAAGGTTCTTCGGGCCCGGCGAGGTGGACGCCCTGCTCGCGCGTCCGGACGGCTTCGACTTCCGGCGGGACGTGTGGCCGCTGGTGGAGAAGGAGTTGGGGTTCGCGCACTACCACCGGCTGTTCACCGTCCACCCCGAGCGCACCAGGGGTGCCTGGACGGACTTCGAGGAGAAGTACGTCGCCGCGAGCCGGGTGGAGCGGGAGGCGCTGGTCGCCTCCACCGTGCCCGATCCGGCCGACCGGCTCGACCTCGGCGTCCTCGACCGTCCGCTGGAGGGGGTGCGGTATCCGTCGTACGAAGCGCTTCAGGAAGGGCTGCGAGGGTACATCCGAGACGATCTGACCCGTCGTCACGATCCGTCGTACAGCCCGGACCTGGCTGTGTTTCTCGGGCTGCTCTCCGTCTACGGGCAACTGGTGCGGCTCGGTGACATCGGACCCTGGTGGCACGGCTTCTTCAGCTACCTCGCCTCCGGGCCGCCCGGACCCCGGCTCCACCAGATGCTCGCACTGTCCCGGGCCGGCATCCTCGACTTCCTCGGCGCCGACGTGACCGTCACCGCCGCGGACGGGGTCTTCCGGGCGAGCGGCGTCAGTGTGCCCGGTGCCTCGGTGGAGGCCCGCGCGCTCGTCGAGGCCCGGCTGCCGGAACCCACCCTGGAGCGCGCCCGCGACACTCTGTTGCGCGAGCTGTACAACGACGGGGCAGGTGTGACCTCCGAGGGGCTGCTCGCCGTGGACCCCGGTGACGGGCGGCTCCTGGACCGGGACGGCCGGCCGCATCCACGGCGCTTCGCACTCGGGCCGCACACCGAGGCGCGGGGCTCCGGCGCGTTCACCCGGCCGCGCACCGGAGGGCCCGCCTTCCGGCAGAACGACGCGACCGCGCGCGCCGTGCTGACCTTTCTGGGGGCCCTGGACGCCCGCGGGCCCGACGCCGAGTCCGGCGAGGACCGTGCTGCCGAACACCACGCCGATCGCGCGGTCGAACGTCGCGATGAACGTCGTGAGGAACGTGCTGTCGAACGTCGTGGCGGGCGGGGTGCCGATCGTGTTGCCGAGCGCGGTGTCGACCCGGTGGCCGAACCGGCGGTCGAACCCGTGATCGAACCCGTGGTCGATCACGACACCGCCGCATGA
- a CDS encoding LLM class flavin-dependent oxidoreductase has protein sequence MTSTHGRGLLHLAAAVDRPVAGQQALFDAGLYVESARLAESGGLDFVTLGDSFARPGPDALDVLTRVAPATTRIGLVPTVTTTHTEPFHVQAAVATLDRISGGRAGWQLDVSATGAEARLFGRRRAAPGDELWREAGEVADAAARLWDSGEDDAEVRDMAAGRFVDRDKPHHADSEGATFSVKGPSVVPRPPQGHPVRVVDATEGQARQIAARYADVVLVRAVSAAQAGAVRDELRVAAKDLGRDPDELRVLASLVVDLGGGEHAAEPGHGGGGPRPSAHGPLYRGGPVDLAELITAWHTSGVVDGFHLVPAEPRRDLERLVNATVALLQHRSLFRTFYPGRTLREHLGLARPANQYAGHRRRDERPGVLGRRPSVG, from the coding sequence ATGACCTCAACGCACGGCCGGGGGCTGCTGCACCTGGCCGCCGCCGTCGACCGGCCGGTGGCCGGGCAACAGGCACTGTTCGACGCCGGCCTGTACGTCGAGTCTGCGCGGCTCGCCGAGAGCGGCGGGCTCGACTTCGTGACGCTCGGCGACTCCTTCGCGCGCCCCGGCCCGGACGCGCTCGACGTCCTCACCCGGGTCGCGCCCGCCACCACGCGGATCGGTCTGGTGCCCACCGTGACCACCACCCACACCGAGCCCTTCCACGTCCAGGCGGCGGTGGCGACCCTCGACCGGATCAGCGGCGGCCGGGCCGGCTGGCAGCTCGACGTGTCGGCGACCGGGGCCGAGGCCCGGCTCTTCGGCCGCCGCCGTGCCGCCCCCGGCGACGAGCTGTGGCGGGAGGCCGGTGAAGTCGCCGACGCGGCGGCCCGCTTGTGGGACAGCGGGGAGGACGACGCAGAGGTGCGGGACATGGCGGCCGGCCGCTTCGTCGACCGGGACAAGCCGCACCACGCCGACTCCGAGGGCGCCACCTTCTCCGTCAAGGGCCCGTCCGTCGTGCCGCGGCCACCGCAGGGCCACCCCGTCCGTGTCGTCGACGCCACCGAGGGACAGGCCCGGCAGATCGCGGCCCGGTACGCCGACGTGGTGCTCGTCCGGGCGGTGAGCGCCGCTCAGGCGGGGGCCGTGCGTGACGAACTGCGGGTTGCCGCCAAGGACTTGGGGCGCGACCCGGACGAGCTGCGGGTCCTCGCGAGCCTTGTCGTCGACCTGGGCGGTGGCGAGCACGCGGCCGAGCCCGGGCACGGGGGCGGGGGTCCCCGGCCGAGCGCGCACGGCCCGCTGTACCGGGGCGGACCTGTGGACCTCGCCGAACTGATCACCGCCTGGCACACGTCCGGCGTCGTCGACGGCTTCCATCTCGTCCCCGCCGAGCCGCGCCGCGACCTGGAGCGGCTCGTCAACGCAACGGTGGCGCTGCTCCAGCACCGGAGCCTGTTCCGCACCTTCTACCCGGGCCGCACACTCCGGGAGCACCTGGGGCTGGCCCGGCCGGCCAACCAGTACGCGGGCCACCGTCGCCGCGACGAGCGCCCGGGAGTCCTTGGTCGGCGCCCCTCGGTCGGTTGA
- a CDS encoding DUF1684 domain-containing protein, with protein sequence MTVDGAEAWQKWHERRIETVSAPYGPLALVGTHWLEGFPDGRLPAIPGRWTADGDGVLLAADATDGLTLDGEPFAGEIRLAADAGPAGAARVGLGERRLVVLVREGSWGVRDFDPGARTRTAFKGVEATPYDPRWSVPGRFTPYDGRHTVRVTNADGRERGLGLGGELTFSLDGQEQTLRVSVEEDGTLWAVFADSTSGDGSYRFRFLRPAAPDAEGRTTVDFNRSLLPPCAFADHFVCPFPPPGNTLGVAIAAGERDLRQNAGVP encoded by the coding sequence ATGACGGTGGACGGGGCCGAGGCATGGCAGAAGTGGCACGAACGGCGCATCGAGACGGTGTCGGCGCCCTACGGGCCCCTCGCACTCGTCGGTACGCACTGGCTTGAGGGCTTTCCGGACGGTCGACTTCCGGCCATCCCGGGTCGGTGGACGGCCGACGGTGACGGGGTCCTCCTGGCAGCCGACGCCACGGACGGGCTGACACTCGACGGCGAGCCCTTCGCGGGGGAGATCCGGCTGGCCGCCGACGCCGGTCCGGCGGGCGCGGCCCGGGTCGGTCTCGGCGAGCGACGCCTGGTCGTACTGGTGCGCGAGGGCAGCTGGGGTGTGCGCGACTTCGACCCCGGCGCCCGGACGCGCACGGCGTTCAAGGGCGTCGAGGCGACCCCGTACGACCCGCGCTGGTCGGTACCCGGCCGGTTCACGCCGTACGACGGGCGGCACACCGTGCGTGTCACGAACGCGGACGGGCGCGAGCGCGGACTGGGGCTCGGCGGTGAACTGACGTTCTCGCTCGACGGGCAGGAGCAGACGCTGCGCGTGAGCGTCGAGGAGGACGGCACACTCTGGGCCGTCTTCGCCGACTCCACCAGCGGTGACGGCAGTTACCGCTTCCGGTTCCTGCGCCCCGCGGCCCCGGACGCCGAGGGGCGCACAACGGTGGACTTCAACCGGTCCCTGCTCCCGCCGTGTGCGTTCGCCGACCACTTCGTCTGCCCCTTTCCGCCGCCGGGCAATACGCTGGGCGTCGCGATAGCCGCAGGGGAGCGCGATCTCCGTCAGAACGCCGGGGTTCCTTGA
- a CDS encoding S1 family peptidase, with amino-acid sequence MRIKRTTPRSGITRRTRLIAVSTGLVAAAAIAIPNATAADVTTFSTAQLSKASGSVLKADIPGTAWAVDAKTNRVVVTVDSTVSKAEIAKIKRQAGTTAGAITIKKTPGKFSKLISGGDAIYASSWRCSLGFNVRSGSTYYFLTAGHCTDGAGNWWSNSGRTTLLGATSGSSFPTNDYGIVKYASSYPVSSISGTVGSVDITSAATPSVNTTVYRRGSTTGIHSGRVTALNATVNYGGGDVVYGMIQTTVCAEPGDSGGPLYSNSGVAYGLTSGGSGNCSSGGTTFFQPVTEALSAYGVSVF; translated from the coding sequence GTGAGGATCAAGCGCACCACCCCCCGCAGTGGCATCACGAGACGGACCCGGCTGATCGCCGTCAGCACCGGACTCGTGGCTGCCGCAGCCATCGCGATCCCCAATGCGACAGCCGCCGACGTCACCACCTTCAGCACCGCCCAGCTCTCCAAGGCGAGCGGCTCGGTACTCAAGGCCGACATCCCGGGCACCGCCTGGGCCGTCGACGCCAAGACGAACCGCGTTGTCGTCACCGTCGACAGTACGGTCTCCAAGGCGGAGATCGCGAAGATCAAGCGACAGGCGGGCACCACCGCCGGCGCCATCACCATCAAGAAGACCCCCGGCAAGTTCAGCAAACTGATCTCCGGCGGCGACGCAATCTATGCGAGTAGCTGGCGCTGCTCCCTGGGCTTCAACGTCCGCAGCGGCTCCACCTACTACTTCCTGACCGCCGGTCACTGCACCGACGGCGCGGGCAACTGGTGGTCCAACTCCGGTCGGACGACTCTGCTCGGCGCGACCTCGGGCTCCAGCTTCCCGACGAACGACTACGGGATCGTCAAGTACGCGAGCAGCTACCCCGTCAGCTCGATCTCGGGCACGGTCGGCAGCGTCGACATCACCAGCGCCGCCACCCCGTCCGTGAACACCACGGTCTACCGCCGCGGCTCCACCACCGGCATCCACAGCGGCCGGGTCACCGCGTTGAACGCGACCGTCAACTACGGCGGCGGCGACGTCGTCTACGGCATGATCCAGACCACGGTCTGCGCCGAGCCCGGCGACTCGGGCGGCCCGCTCTACTCCAACAGCGGTGTCGCCTACGGTCTGACCTCGGGCGGCAGCGGCAACTGCTCCTCCGGTGGCACGACCTTCTTCCAGCCCGTCACGGAGGCTTTGAGCGCCTACGGCGTCAGCGTCTTCTAG
- a CDS encoding slipin family protein translates to MVEELVTAGVAVASAGVLYVTAAARVVKQYERGVVFRLGRLSSHVRGPGFTVIVPFVDRIRKVNMQIVTMPVPAQEGITRDNVTVRVDAVVYFKVVDAAEAVVQVEDYRFAVSQMAQTSLRSIIGKSDLDDLLSNREKLNQGLELMIDSPAMGWGVQIDRVEIKDVSLPETMKRSMARQAEADRERRARVINADAELQASKKLAEAAGVMSEQPAALQLRLLQTVVAVAAEKNSTLVLPFPVELLRFLERAQHPAAPPAPAAAPAPAAEPQAAPSAGPTKVMPAPQEEARQEIAERPERSERSEQYEQPERSEQSEQSVREQLPSAASLLELNSKRSISRQD, encoded by the coding sequence ATGGTCGAGGAGCTGGTGACGGCGGGAGTCGCTGTCGCGTCCGCCGGAGTGCTGTACGTGACGGCTGCGGCGCGGGTCGTCAAACAGTACGAGCGGGGTGTGGTGTTCCGGCTCGGGCGGCTCTCGTCGCATGTGCGCGGACCCGGGTTCACCGTGATCGTGCCCTTCGTGGACAGGATCCGCAAAGTCAACATGCAGATCGTGACGATGCCCGTGCCCGCGCAGGAGGGCATCACACGGGACAACGTCACGGTCCGGGTCGACGCGGTCGTCTACTTCAAGGTCGTCGACGCGGCCGAGGCGGTCGTCCAGGTCGAGGACTACCGGTTCGCGGTCTCCCAGATGGCGCAGACCTCGCTGCGTTCGATCATCGGCAAGAGTGATCTGGACGATCTGCTGTCCAACCGCGAAAAGCTCAACCAGGGCCTGGAGTTGATGATCGACAGCCCGGCCATGGGCTGGGGTGTGCAGATCGACCGGGTGGAGATCAAGGACGTGTCCCTGCCGGAGACCATGAAGCGCTCGATGGCCCGCCAGGCCGAGGCCGACCGGGAGCGGCGGGCCCGGGTCATCAACGCGGACGCCGAGTTGCAGGCCTCGAAGAAGCTCGCGGAGGCCGCCGGAGTGATGTCCGAGCAGCCCGCCGCACTCCAACTCCGGCTGCTCCAGACGGTGGTGGCGGTCGCGGCCGAGAAGAACTCGACGCTCGTCCTGCCCTTCCCGGTGGAACTGCTCCGCTTCCTGGAACGGGCACAGCATCCGGCCGCACCGCCGGCACCGGCAGCGGCGCCCGCACCGGCGGCGGAACCGCAGGCCGCACCCTCGGCAGGGCCGACGAAGGTGATGCCGGCGCCGCAGGAAGAAGCGCGGCAGGAGATCGCCGAGCGACCAGAGCGGTCAGAGCGGTCAGAACAGTACGAGCAGCCCGAGCGGTCAGAGCAGTCCGAGCAATCGGTGCGGGAGCAACTGCCGTCCGCCGCTTCCCTGTTGGAATTGAACTCCAAGAGGTCGATTTCAAGACAGGACTAG
- a CDS encoding DNA polymerase III subunit alpha, translated as MTGFAHLHVASGYSARYGAAHPEQLARRAAERGMGALALTDRDTVTGVVRFARACAKEGVRPVFGVDLAVAALAPPPPDRRRRTPARGGAHVVEPPLRFTLLARDGDGWARLCRITSAAHVGTASGAAPVVVPWEALREYGGPGLTVLLGPLSEPVRALAVGREDVAVRLLAPWKEIFGRGIRLEAVAQKRFGTGPGSLRLAARTLALADRTRTTPVLTNAVRYADPGQHRLADVLDAARLLRPIDPRRLDGGQRWLKGERGMAVVARMVAESAGTDVRRARRLMADTADAAAECRLDPVSDLGLGTRHFPEPALFGAEHRTHRGHRGHREHRGDGADGAAQLLRRRCEEGLARRGLDHDRAALDRLAEELRVISTLDYASYFLAVGQVVADIRAKGIRVAARGSGAGSLVCHALDIATANPLDHRLLFERFLSVRRASLPDIDIDVESARRLECYDTIFERFGKERVAVTAMPETYRARRALRDTGLALGIAPADVDRIAKSFPHLRASDITGALAELPELRQLAAEAHRFGPLWELAEGLDSLVHGMAMHPCGVVISDATLLDRLPVQPTPQGDYPMAMAAKEEIEALGNIKLDVLGVRMQSAMAHAVTEIERTTGNHIDLDDPRQVPLDDVFAFKLIQESRTLGLFQLESPGQQDLLSRLQPRDPQDVIADISLFRPGPVAGGMPERYIAARHGGTPSYAHPDLEPVLADTYGVTIWHEQIIETLSVMTGCDRAFAEITRRALGDNGLLPRIKEWFHDRTRARGYSAAVRDEVWRTVEAFGAYGFCRAHAVAFAVPALQSAWLKAHYPAFLLAGLLEHDPGMWPKRVLVADARRGGVQVLPVDINRSRVKHTVEKADGEQWGVRLALSAVHGIGEDECARIEEGQPYGSLSDFWQRGRPSRPVAERLAEIGALNSLHDGRLTRRDLLLQIAELHRQSRTRSAGKGQLPIEAGAVGGVEPSGLPEMTGREALSVELSTLGIDVSRHLMEHHHRLLREIGATDAAHLAGLRAGQQVLVAGVRASTQTPPIASGKRIIFVTLEDGSGLVDLAFFEDSHPACAYTVFHSGLLLVRGTVQVRGTRRTVVGSMAWDLDEIAAARRDNGPQAALALLGAARPHPTPAQPQRTLANGSTGARLHPYADLQPAGTRSADLKKFGHRSPGSAG; from the coding sequence ATGACGGGCTTCGCCCATCTGCACGTCGCGTCCGGTTACTCCGCCCGCTACGGCGCCGCCCACCCCGAGCAGCTCGCCCGGCGGGCCGCCGAGCGCGGCATGGGGGCGCTGGCCCTCACCGACCGGGACACGGTCACCGGGGTCGTACGGTTCGCCCGGGCCTGCGCGAAGGAAGGGGTCCGGCCGGTCTTCGGCGTCGACCTGGCGGTGGCCGCCCTCGCGCCGCCGCCCCCGGACCGGCGGCGCCGTACCCCGGCGCGCGGCGGCGCCCATGTGGTCGAGCCGCCGCTGCGGTTCACCCTGCTCGCGCGGGACGGGGACGGCTGGGCGCGGTTGTGCCGGATCACCTCGGCCGCGCATGTCGGTACGGCGTCCGGCGCGGCGCCGGTGGTGGTGCCGTGGGAGGCGCTGCGTGAGTACGGCGGCCCCGGTCTGACCGTACTACTCGGCCCCCTTTCGGAGCCGGTGCGGGCGCTGGCGGTGGGCCGGGAGGATGTCGCGGTGCGGTTGCTGGCGCCGTGGAAGGAGATCTTCGGGAGGGGGATCCGGTTGGAAGCCGTCGCGCAGAAACGTTTCGGCACAGGTCCGGGCTCCCTGCGTCTCGCCGCCCGCACCCTCGCCCTGGCCGACCGCACCCGCACGACCCCCGTTCTCACGAACGCCGTCCGCTACGCCGACCCCGGCCAGCACCGTCTCGCCGACGTCCTGGACGCGGCCCGGCTGCTGCGGCCCATCGACCCGCGCCGGCTGGACGGCGGACAGCGGTGGCTCAAGGGTGAGAGGGGAATGGCAGTCGTCGCGCGGATGGTCGCCGAGTCCGCCGGAACGGACGTCCGAAGAGCCCGCCGCCTGATGGCCGACACCGCGGACGCGGCGGCCGAGTGCCGCCTCGACCCGGTGTCGGACCTCGGGCTCGGCACCCGCCACTTCCCGGAACCCGCGCTCTTCGGCGCCGAGCATCGAACGCATCGGGGGCATCGGGGGCATCGGGAGCATCGAGGGGACGGAGCGGACGGAGCCGCGCAGTTGCTGCGCCGGCGGTGCGAGGAGGGCCTGGCCCGACGCGGCCTCGACCACGACCGTGCGGCACTCGACCGGCTGGCCGAAGAACTCAGGGTGATCTCCACGCTGGACTACGCCTCGTACTTCCTCGCCGTCGGCCAGGTCGTCGCCGACATCCGGGCCAAGGGCATCCGTGTCGCGGCCCGCGGCTCGGGCGCCGGCTCGCTGGTCTGCCACGCCCTGGACATCGCCACCGCGAACCCGCTCGACCACCGCCTGCTGTTCGAACGCTTCCTCAGCGTGCGCCGCGCCTCACTGCCCGACATCGACATCGACGTGGAGTCCGCCCGGCGCCTGGAGTGCTACGACACGATCTTCGAACGGTTCGGCAAGGAGCGGGTGGCGGTCACCGCGATGCCCGAGACCTACCGGGCCCGCCGCGCCCTGCGGGACACCGGCCTGGCCCTCGGCATCGCGCCCGCGGACGTCGACCGGATCGCCAAGAGCTTCCCGCACCTGCGCGCCTCCGACATCACCGGCGCGCTCGCCGAACTGCCCGAGCTGCGTCAACTGGCCGCCGAGGCGCACCGGTTCGGGCCGCTGTGGGAGCTGGCGGAAGGCCTCGACTCCCTGGTCCACGGCATGGCCATGCACCCCTGCGGCGTGGTCATCAGCGACGCCACCCTCCTGGACCGGCTGCCGGTGCAGCCCACCCCGCAGGGCGACTACCCCATGGCCATGGCCGCGAAGGAGGAGATCGAGGCGCTCGGCAACATCAAGCTCGACGTCCTGGGCGTGCGGATGCAGTCCGCGATGGCCCACGCCGTCACCGAGATCGAACGCACCACCGGCAACCACATCGACCTCGACGACCCCCGGCAGGTGCCGCTCGACGACGTCTTCGCGTTCAAGCTCATCCAGGAGAGCCGGACCCTGGGCCTGTTCCAGCTGGAGTCGCCCGGCCAGCAGGATCTCCTGTCGAGACTGCAGCCCCGCGACCCGCAGGACGTCATCGCCGACATCAGCCTCTTCCGCCCCGGCCCGGTCGCGGGCGGCATGCCCGAGCGGTACATCGCCGCCCGGCACGGCGGCACACCGTCGTACGCCCATCCCGACCTGGAACCGGTGCTCGCCGACACCTACGGCGTGACCATCTGGCACGAGCAGATCATCGAGACGCTGTCCGTCATGACGGGCTGCGACCGGGCCTTCGCGGAGATCACCCGACGGGCGCTCGGTGACAACGGCCTGCTGCCCAGGATCAAGGAGTGGTTCCACGACCGGACACGCGCGCGTGGCTACAGCGCGGCCGTCCGGGACGAGGTCTGGAGGACCGTCGAGGCCTTCGGCGCGTACGGCTTCTGCCGCGCCCACGCGGTCGCCTTCGCCGTACCCGCGTTGCAGAGCGCCTGGCTCAAGGCCCACTACCCGGCGTTCCTGCTGGCCGGCCTGCTCGAACACGACCCCGGGATGTGGCCCAAGCGTGTCCTGGTCGCCGACGCCCGCCGGGGCGGCGTACAGGTCCTGCCCGTCGACATCAACCGTTCCCGGGTGAAGCACACCGTGGAGAAGGCCGACGGGGAGCAGTGGGGTGTGCGGCTCGCGCTGTCCGCGGTGCACGGCATCGGCGAGGACGAGTGCGCCCGGATCGAGGAGGGGCAGCCGTACGGATCGCTGTCGGACTTCTGGCAGCGGGGCCGCCCCAGCCGTCCGGTCGCCGAACGCCTTGCCGAGATCGGCGCCCTGAACTCCCTCCACGACGGACGCCTCACACGCCGCGACCTGCTGCTCCAGATCGCCGAACTCCATCGCCAGTCCCGCACCCGGTCCGCCGGCAAGGGCCAACTGCCCATCGAAGCAGGGGCTGTTGGTGGAGTGGAGCCGAGCGGCCTGCCCGAGATGACCGGACGCGAGGCCCTCAGTGTCGAGCTGAGCACCCTCGGCATCGACGTCTCCAGGCATCTGATGGAGCACCACCACCGTCTTCTGCGTGAGATCGGCGCGACCGACGCGGCCCATCTGGCCGGACTGCGCGCCGGTCAGCAGGTCCTGGTCGCCGGGGTACGGGCCTCCACCCAGACCCCGCCGATCGCGAGCGGCAAGCGGATCATCTTCGTGACGCTTGAGGACGGCTCCGGCCTGGTCGACCTGGCCTTCTTCGAGGACTCGCATCCGGCGTGCGCGTACACCGTCTTCCACAGCGGGCTGCTGCTGGTGCGCGGCACGGTCCAGGTGCGCGGCACCCGTCGTACCGTCGTCGGCTCCATGGCTTGGGACCTCGACGAGATCGCCGCCGCCCGCCGCGACAACGGCCCCCAGGCCGCTCTCGCCCTCCTCGGTGC